The Primulina eburnea isolate SZY01 chromosome 8, ASM2296580v1, whole genome shotgun sequence genome contains a region encoding:
- the LOC140839902 gene encoding uncharacterized protein At5g01610-like, producing the protein MDQILNKVGAYWLGQKANKEIGSVGDDINSLSSSIEGGAKWLVNKMKGKMQKPLPELLKEYDLAIGIFPRDATHYEFNEETRKLTVYIPSVCEVGYRDSSVLRFSDIVTGYLEKGKLSDIDGIKTKVMVWVKVTCISSQNAKLYFTAGMKKSRNRDAYEVLRDGISVEKF; encoded by the exons ATGGATCAAATATTGAATAAGGTGGGGGCTTACTGGTTGGGCCAAAAGGCAAACAAGGAGATTGGCTCAGTTGGCGATGATATTAAT TCATTGTCAAGCAGTATTGAAGGGGGAGCCAAGTGGTTGGTTAACAAGATGAAAG GAAAAATGCAAAAGCCATTGCCTGAGCTTCTCAAGGAGTATGATCTTGCAATAGGCATCTTCCCACGTGATGCGACCCATTATGAGTTCAACGAGGAGACTAGAAAGCTTACTGTTTACATTCCATCAGTCTGTGAAGTGGGTTACAGAGATTCATCCGTACTGCGTTTCTCAGACATTGTAACTGGTTATTTGGAGAAAGGCAAGTTGTCTGATATTGACGGCATCAAGACTAAAGTGATGGTGTGGGTCAAAGTGACATGTATTTCATCTCAGAATGCAAAGCTCTATTTCACCGCTGGTATGAAGAAATCTCGAAACAGAGATGCTTACGAGGTTCTTAGAGATGGCATAAGCGTGGAAAAATTCTAA
- the LOC140839898 gene encoding PRA1 family protein B4-like, which produces MANSSPAILPISNPQQSATTTADGQQSSLAVRVFFAGISETVRSGLANRRPWPELVERSAFSKPESVSEATLRIRKNFQYFRINYFTIITAVLAISLLTNPFSLIVLAGLLAGWMFLYLFRQASDPPLVVLGRQFSDRETLFFLVVSTVVVIFLTSVGSVLVSALLVGVAIVCAHGALRVPEDLFLDEQEQSTGASGFLSFFTGANAAISPPQVAARV; this is translated from the coding sequence ATGGCGAATTCCTCTCCTGCAATCCTACCCATCTCCAATCCCCAGCAATCCGCCACCACCACCGCCGACGGTCAGCAATCCTCATTAGCCGTTCGCGTGTTCTTTGCTGGGATCTCCGAAACCGTCCGGTCCGGCCTTGCCAATCGTCGCCCCTGGCCGGAGCTTGTCGAACGATCTGCTTTCTCCAAGCCTGAATCCGTCTCCGAGGCAACCCTCCGCATCCGCaaaaattttcaatattttcgcATTAATTACTTCACCATCATCACCGCCGTGCTCGCTATCTCCCTTTTGACCAACCCTTTTTCTCTTATCGTCCTAGCTGGCCTCCTCGCTGGTTGGATGTTCCTCTACCTCTTCCGTCAGGCCTCCGATCCTCCGCTCGTCGTCCTCGGCCGCCAATTTTCGGATCGCGAGACTCTTTTCTTCTTGGTCGTCTCCACCGTCGTTGTGATCTTCCTCACTAGCGTCGGATCTGTTTTGGTGTCAGCTCTTTTGGTTGGTGTTGCGATTGTTTGCGCGCACGGTGCTTTGAGGGTTCCCGAAGATCTTTTCCTCGACGAGCAGGAGCAGAGCACGGGTGCTTCTGGGTTCCTTTCTTTCTTCACCGGCGCCAATGCTGCAATTTCTCCGCCTCAGGTGGCCGCAAGGGTTTGA
- the LOC140839900 gene encoding protein DETOXIFICATION 44, chloroplastic isoform X1 encodes MACSFLHHCHGHFLLSCHFSLKYYGNLPDQNVPQYKFSTKSANHVSPRFRKIQKLSAAKSSNNVPRKVNSIVTDDRDSGCECDPDPGPELDDVSGGSVSNSFSSLVHRLGSEFKLDGLGMEILSIALPATLALAADPIASLVDTAYVGHLGSAELAAVGVSGAVFNLVSKLFNVPLLNITTSFVAEEQASVKMAADDSPQTDQEQQNKMLLPSVSTSIMLAAALGVIETVALFTGSSFLLNSIGIPVDSPMRMPAEQFLTLRAFGAPPIVVALAAQGTFRGFKDTKTPLFAVGVGNLLNAILDPILIFLCGLGVGGAAMSTVISEYLIAVILLCKLNDEVLLIAPSISGQRIFQYLKSGALLTGRTIAVLMTTTLATSMAAREGPIEMAGHQICFQVWLALSLLNDGLALAGQALLASDYSQGNYGLARQLVYKVLQVGLIMGLALAVILFIGFGSLSSLFSPDSEVLGIARSGTLFVAGSQPMNAVAFVLDGLYYGVSDFGFAAYSMALVGLISSVFILMTAPLFGLAGVWSGLFLFMTLRVLAGVLRLNSRSGPWRLLWPDNEKE; translated from the exons ATGGCGTGTAGTTTCTTACACCACTGCCACGGCCATTTTCTCCTTTCTTGCCACTTCAGTCTCAAATATTATGGAAATTTACCGGATCAAAACGTTCCACAATACAAGTTTTCTACCAAAAGCGCCAATCATGTTTCTCCTCGATTTCGGAAAATCCAGAAATTGTCAGCTGCCAAAAGCTCCAACAACGTGCCACGAAAGGTGAATTCCATTGTGACGGATGATCGGGACAGTGGGTGTGAGTGTGACCCGGATCCGGGCCCAGAACTTGATGATGTTTCTGGCGGTTCTGTTTCGAATTCTTTCTCTTCGTTGGTGCATCGTTTAGG GAGTGAATTCAAGTTAGATGGACTTGGGATGGAGATTTTGTCGATTGCACTGCCAGCAACATTGGCTCTTGCTGCTGACCCTATTGCTTCACTTGTAGATACGGCATATGTTGGCCATTTGg GGTCTGCTGAACTTGCAGCAGTTGGTGTATCAGGTGCAGTGTTCAACCTTGTGTCTAAATTGTTCAATGTACCTCTGCTGAATATAACGACATCCTTTGTCGCTGAAGAGCAGGCATCAGTTAAAATGGCTGCTGATGACTCTCCTCAAACTGATCAAG AGCAGCAAAACAAGATGCTCCTTCCTTCGGTATCAACTTCTATAATGCTTGCTGCAGCCCTTGGCGTCATAGAAACTGTTGCCCTTTTCACAGGCTCCAGTTTCCTATTGAATTCCATCGGTATACCTGTT GATTCACCAATGCGTATGCCAGCTGAACAATTTCTTACTCTGAGGGCCTTCGGTGCACCACCAATTGTAGTAGCGCTTGCCGCGCAAGGAACTTTCAGAGGATTCAAAGATACAAAGACACCATTATTTGCTGTTG GTGTTGGGAACCTACTAAATGCAATACTAGATCCAATACTGATATTCTTATGTGGGCTTGGTGTTGGTGGTGCTGCCATGTCTACTGTGATTTCTGA GTACTTGATAGCCGTAATTCTTCTATGTAAGCTGAACGATGAAGTCCTACTTATAGCTCCAAGTATCAGTGGGCAGAGGATTTTTCAATACCTTAAATCCG GAGCTCTCCTGACAGGAAGAACTATAGCAGTTCTTATGACTACAACATTAGCTACGTCCATGGCTGCACGTGAAGGTCCCATAGAAATGGCTGGGCATCAGATTTGTTTTCAAGTTTGGCTAGCCTTATCTTTGCTGAATGATGGTTTAGCACTTGCAGGGCAG GCTCTACTTGCTAGTGACTATTCTCAAGGGAACTACGGTCTGGCACGGCAACTGGTTTACAAAGTGCTGCAG GTTGGTTTAATCATGGGCCTGGCTTTGGCTGTAATCTTGTTCATTGGATTCGGTTCTCTTTCTAGCTTATTTAGTCCAGACTCAGAAGTTCTTGGAATAGCGAGATCAGGAACATTG TTTGTTGCTGGATCTCAGCCGATGAATGCTGTTGCATTCGTTTTGGATGGGCTTTATTATGGGGTTTCAGACTTTGGATTTGCTGCATATTCCATG GCTCTTGTTGGACTGATCTCTTCAGTTTTCATATTGATGACTGCTCCTCTGTTTGGTCTTGCCGGTGTCTGGAGTGGGCTGTTTCTATTTATGACTTTGCGTGTACTCGCTGGTGTATTAAG GCTTAACTCTAGAAGCGGACCATGGAGATTGCTCTGGCCAGATAATGAAAAAGAGTAA
- the LOC140839900 gene encoding protein DETOXIFICATION 44, chloroplastic isoform X2, whose product MLAIWGLLNLQQLVYQASVKMAADDSPQTDQEQQNKMLLPSVSTSIMLAAALGVIETVALFTGSSFLLNSIGIPVDSPMRMPAEQFLTLRAFGAPPIVVALAAQGTFRGFKDTKTPLFAVGVGNLLNAILDPILIFLCGLGVGGAAMSTVISEYLIAVILLCKLNDEVLLIAPSISGQRIFQYLKSGALLTGRTIAVLMTTTLATSMAAREGPIEMAGHQICFQVWLALSLLNDGLALAGQALLASDYSQGNYGLARQLVYKVLQVGLIMGLALAVILFIGFGSLSSLFSPDSEVLGIARSGTLFVAGSQPMNAVAFVLDGLYYGVSDFGFAAYSMALVGLISSVFILMTAPLFGLAGVWSGLFLFMTLRVLAGVLRLNSRSGPWRLLWPDNEKE is encoded by the exons ATGTTGGCCATTTGg GGTCTGCTGAACTTGCAGCAGTTGGTGTATCAG GCATCAGTTAAAATGGCTGCTGATGACTCTCCTCAAACTGATCAAG AGCAGCAAAACAAGATGCTCCTTCCTTCGGTATCAACTTCTATAATGCTTGCTGCAGCCCTTGGCGTCATAGAAACTGTTGCCCTTTTCACAGGCTCCAGTTTCCTATTGAATTCCATCGGTATACCTGTT GATTCACCAATGCGTATGCCAGCTGAACAATTTCTTACTCTGAGGGCCTTCGGTGCACCACCAATTGTAGTAGCGCTTGCCGCGCAAGGAACTTTCAGAGGATTCAAAGATACAAAGACACCATTATTTGCTGTTG GTGTTGGGAACCTACTAAATGCAATACTAGATCCAATACTGATATTCTTATGTGGGCTTGGTGTTGGTGGTGCTGCCATGTCTACTGTGATTTCTGA GTACTTGATAGCCGTAATTCTTCTATGTAAGCTGAACGATGAAGTCCTACTTATAGCTCCAAGTATCAGTGGGCAGAGGATTTTTCAATACCTTAAATCCG GAGCTCTCCTGACAGGAAGAACTATAGCAGTTCTTATGACTACAACATTAGCTACGTCCATGGCTGCACGTGAAGGTCCCATAGAAATGGCTGGGCATCAGATTTGTTTTCAAGTTTGGCTAGCCTTATCTTTGCTGAATGATGGTTTAGCACTTGCAGGGCAG GCTCTACTTGCTAGTGACTATTCTCAAGGGAACTACGGTCTGGCACGGCAACTGGTTTACAAAGTGCTGCAG GTTGGTTTAATCATGGGCCTGGCTTTGGCTGTAATCTTGTTCATTGGATTCGGTTCTCTTTCTAGCTTATTTAGTCCAGACTCAGAAGTTCTTGGAATAGCGAGATCAGGAACATTG TTTGTTGCTGGATCTCAGCCGATGAATGCTGTTGCATTCGTTTTGGATGGGCTTTATTATGGGGTTTCAGACTTTGGATTTGCTGCATATTCCATG GCTCTTGTTGGACTGATCTCTTCAGTTTTCATATTGATGACTGCTCCTCTGTTTGGTCTTGCCGGTGTCTGGAGTGGGCTGTTTCTATTTATGACTTTGCGTGTACTCGCTGGTGTATTAAG GCTTAACTCTAGAAGCGGACCATGGAGATTGCTCTGGCCAGATAATGAAAAAGAGTAA
- the LOC140838014 gene encoding abscisic acid receptor PYL4-like codes for MASKIYLLLLLSPLPANKCRFLWQLNSLLVRLSISLCFSSNIRRSYNQKIDQNPPRKMPSDLPKSSLLLQRINETPRAACKQSYCRPTAAQVPDHVAGYHDHDAGPNQCCSAVTRLISAPVSAVWPVVRRFDNPQAYKHFVKSCHVILGDGGVGTLRKIGVISGLPAASSIERLEILDDERNVISFSVVGGDHRLANYRSVTTLHNAADDGGTVIVESYVVDVPEGNTVEETRLFVDTIVKCNLQSLAQIAENSTRRNPSSY; via the coding sequence ATGGCTTCTAAAATATATCTATTGCTTCTGCTCTCTCCATTACCAGCCAATAAATGCCGATTTCTTTGGCAATTGAATTCACTTTTAGTACGTCTTTCGATCTCTCTTTGCTTTAGCTCAAACATTCGTCGATCATACAACCAGAAAATCGATCAAAACCCTCCACGAAAAATGCCTTCCGATCTCCCTAAATCTTCCCTTCTACTCCAAAGAATCAACGAAACCCCCAGAGCCGCATGCAAACAATCTTACTGCCGTCCCACCGCCGCCCAGGTCCCGGACCACGTCGCCGGATACCATGACCACGATGCAGGACCCAACCAGTGCTGCTCCGCCGTCACCCGACTCATCTCCGCCCCAGTATCGGCAGTGTGGCCAGTCGTCCGCCGCTTCGACAACCCACAAGCCTACAAACACTTCGTCAAGAGCTGCCACGTCATCCTCGGAGACGGCGGCGTGGGAACCCTCCGAAAAATCGGCGTAATCTCCGGGCTGCCCGCTGCCAGCAGCATCGAGCGGCTGGAGATCCTGGACGACGAGCGGAATGTGATCAGCTTCAGCGTAGTAGGCGGTGACCACCGGCTGGCCAACTACCGCTCCGTGACCACCCTCCATAACGCTGCTGACGACGGTGGCACGGTGATCGTGGAGTCCTACGTTGTTGACGTGCCGGAAGGTAATACAGTAGAAGAAACCCGACTGTTTGTGGACACCATAGTTAAATGCAATCTTCAGTCCTTAGCTCAGATCGCTGAGAATTCAACCAGACGTAACCCTTCTTCAtattaa
- the LOC140839899 gene encoding probable leucine-rich repeat receptor-like protein kinase IMK3, translated as MGVPIQEPFRNGSVGFSGCPSNGNTGRGRGDSDTKIENWRKPHLLLCIFLVLFSGLGLVSGEKWDGVIVTQADYQALQAIKHELVDSKGVLKSWNDTSNGACSGEWTGIKCVNGQVIAIQLPWKGLGGRISENIGQLQALRRLSLHDNFLVGPVPTSLGFLPNLRGIYLFNNRLSGSIPPSIGNCLVLQTLDLSNNQLTGTIPPSIANSTRLYRFNLSFNGLSGYIPSTLSQNPSLTFLALQNNNLSGSIPDSWSSNNSSHSYNLQSMNLSYNRINGNIPEEFGNLLKLNSLDLSNNAITGTFPLSLTNLSSLATVNLENNNLYSQIPGSVENLRNLSVLNLSSNRFKGQIPGTIGNITTLTFLDLSLNNLSMEIPTSLVNLPHLDTFNVSYNNLSGTVPSLLASRFSSSSFMGNIQLCGYSSSTPCTSLQPKNLPSPKKHLRKLSSKDIILISAGALLIVLLILCCVLMCCLIKKKAASRNSKAGGVLAKATPAAGNIVESGGETGGKLVHFDGPFVFTADDLLCATAEIMGKSSYGTAYKATLEDNNVVAVKRLREKITKPQNEFEIEVSELGKIRHPNILALRAYYLGPKGEKLLVYDYMPNGSLASFLHARGPETNIQWPKRMSIAIGITQGLCYLHTEQDIVHGNLTSSNVLLDEQNNPEIADVGLSRLMTSAANMNIVATAGTMGYRAPELSKIKNATTKTDVFSLGVILLELLTGKSPSEATDGLDLPQWVASTVKDEWSDEVFDVELLRDAPNIRDELLNTLKLALHCVDPSPTARPEAPQVLQKLEEIKPEMDTKVILPASGDGTTAAVEKRVE; from the exons ATGGGTGTTCCGATTCAGGAGCCATTTCGAAACGGCTCGGTTGGGTTTTCGGGTTGTCCGAGTAATGGAAATACTGGTCGGGGCAGGGGTGATTCAGATACCAAGATAGAAAATTGGAGGAAACCCCACCTCCTGCTTTGCATTTTTCTCGTGCTATTTTCTGGTCTGGGGCTCGTTTCGGGTGAGAAATGGGACGGGGTGATTGTCACGCAAGCAGATTATCAAGCTCTCCAGGCAATAAAGCATGAACTGGTCGATTCGAAAGGGGTGTTAAAGAGCTGGAATGACACCAGTAATGGTGCTTGTTCTGGTGAATGGACTGGCATCAAGTGTGTTAATGGACAAGTTATAGCTATCCAGCTTCCATGGAAGGGATTAGGCGGCCGAATCTCTGAAAATATTGGGCAACTTCAGGCACTCCGACGACTCAGCCTCCATGACAACTTTCTTGTTGGACCGGTGCCAACATCCCTCGGTTTCCTTCCGAATCTCAGAGGGATTTATCTTTTCAATAACCGGCTTTCGGGCTCGATCCCTCCATCAATCGGTAACTGTTTGGTTTTACAAACTCTTGATCTTAGTAATAATCAGCTCACTGGTACGATTCCTCCAAGTATTGCAAATTCCACAAGGTTGTATAGGTTTAATCTGAGCTTCAATGGCCTTTCTGGTTATATTCCATCAACACTTTCGCAGAACCCTTCTTTAACTTTCCTTGCCCTTCAAAATAACAATCTTTCTGGTTCTATTCCTGATTCTTGGAGCAGCAACAATAGCAGCCATTCTTATAATCTTCAGTCTATGAATTTAAGTTACAACCGAATCAATGGGAACATACCCGAAGAGTTTGGTAATCTCTTGAAGCTAAACTCCCTGGATTTATCAAACAATGCAATCACCGGAACCTTTCCTCTGAGTCTCACCAATCTCTCTTCTCTGGCAACCGTAAATCtggaaaacaacaatttatATAGCCAGATCCCGGGATCAGTCGAAAATTTAAGGAATCTTTCTGTTCTAAACTTGAGTAGCAACAGGTTCAAAGGGcagattccagggaccattggtAACATCACCACTCTTACCTTTCTTGATCTTTCACTCAATAATCTCTCAATGGAAATACCAACTTCCCTGGTGAACTTACCCCATCTTGATACGTTCAACGTTTCATACAATAATCTTTCGGGGACCGTCCCATCTCTTCTTGCAAGTAGATTTAGTTCGAGCTCGTTTATGGGCAACATTCAGCTGTGTGGATACAGTAGCTCGACTCCATGTACTTCTCTCCAACCCAAAAATCTGCCTTCACCCAAAAAACATCTCCGAAAATTGAGCTCAAAGGACATAATTCTCATATCTGCTGGAGCCCTGTTAATTGTCCTACTAATTCTATGCTGTGTTTTGATGTGCTGCTTGATCAAAAAGAAGGCAGCTTCAAGAAATAGTAAAGCAGGTGGTGTTCTGGCAAAGGCAACTCCAGCAGCAGGGAATATAGTCGAATCCGGAGGCGAAACAGGAGGAAAATTAGTCCATTTTGACGGGCCTTTTGTATTTACAGCTGATGATTTGTTGTGTGCTACTGCAGAGATAATGGGAAAGAGCAGTTATGGAACAGCATACAAGGCAACATTGGAAGACAACAACGTAGTTGCTGTAAAAAGGCTCAGAGAGAAGATCACTAAGCCAcaaaatgaatttgaaatcgAGGTTTCAGAACTTGGAAAGATTCGGCACCCGAATATCTTGGCACTTCGAGCTTATTACCTTGGACCTAAAGGGGAAAAGCTTCTCGTCTATGATTACATGCCTAATGGAAGCCTTGCTTCCTTTCTCCATG CTAGAGGGCCAGAAACAAACATTCAGTGGCCAAAAAGAATGTCAATAGCCATAGGTATAACTCAAGGACTTTGCTATCTCCACACCGAACAAGATATAGTACACGGAAATCTTACCTCGAGCAACGTTCTTCTTGATGAGCAAAACAATCCTGAAATAGCAGATGTTGGCCTCTCTCGACTCATGACTAGTGCTGCCAACATGAACATCGTAGCCACAGCAGGCACAATGGGATATCGTGCACCAGAGCTTTCTAAGATCAAGAATGCCACCACAAAGACCGATGTTTTTAGCCTCGGTGTTATATTACTGGAGCTCTTAACAGGGAAATCCCCAAGCGAGGCCACAGATGGGCTCGACCTGCCTCAGTGGGTGGCATCAACAGTTAAAGATGAATGGAGTGATGAAGTTTTCGATGTAGAGCTTTTGAGGGATGCGCCAAATATACGCGATGAATTATTGAATACTTTGAAATTAGCCCTCCATTGTGTCGACCCCTCGCCCACAGCTCGGCCTGAGGCTCCCCAAGTTCTGCAGAAACTGGAGGAGATAAAACCAGAAATGGACACTAAGGTTATTCTACCAGCTTCTGGTGATGGTACAACCGCAGCAGTTGAAAAAAGAGTTGAGTAA